ACCGATTGTCTTTGAATTTGGTTTTGGAGGCACGGTTTCATACGGCGGTGGTGCTAACCCGTTGGTCACAACAGGCGGAGTCGTGACGGCCGTCAACAATGGAACGACCGGTTTGTCAATCAACGGGGGATTGCTCGACTTTTCAACAGGTAATTATGTGAGTGGTGGAGCTACCGCCACCGGTTTTCAAAATCAATATGCCGGAGGTGGCGCACTCACCATTAGCGGTGACATTGGCGGAAGCGAGGTGGTTCTCTTGTCAGGTAGTTTTTCCGGACCATCGGTGTTTGATTGTTGCACCAGTGCCGTGTCGTCTTTCAGCGGGTTGTTGAACATTTACCATGTTGATTCATCTCTGGCTTCGGCTCTAGGCTTCAACCTTCCAGCGACGGGGGGATCCATCGCCCAGGTGCAAATTTTCTTTAACGGGTCTGCACCGACTGTCGCGGGAACCGCATTTTCTGGAATCCAAGGCGGCGGGTCTCTGACGGTTGCGGATAGCGCGGCAGGCGTTCCTGAACCAGGGGCTCTGCTTCTACTGGGGTTGGGATTGCTTGGTGGCACGGCGTATCGACTGATGGCGGAGAAAAAAGCGTAGCAGTTTTTAGAAAACGGCACAATCGCCGATTGAAAATCGATGGGGCTGACCTTCTCGAGAAGGTCAGCCCCATTCTTTTTGACCGTCGGAGAAGGATGGAAAGCTAGAGTTCTGATAAGATTTGCTGAGCTTCTTGCGCACCGGGAAAGTTCCGATCAAGTTTCAACGCCAGTTGGAGCGACTTCTTTGCTCCTTCTTTGTCTCCGTTTTTGTATTGCGCCATGCCCAGGTGATAGTGAACAACCGGGTGGGTCGGCAGTTTTTCAGCCGCTTCCTTCAACAGGCTGATGGCGAGCGCGTAGGCGTTTTTCTTGTAGTAGAGCCAGCCGATCGTATCGGCAATGGCCGGATCGTTCGGCTGTTGCTCCCTCGCCGTTTGGGCGTAGTTCAGCGCCACGTCGAGATTGCCGCCCTGTTCGACCAACAGCCAGGCGAGATTGTTGGCGGCCGGCGCGAATTTTTGATTCAGGGCGAGGATCTTTTCATAGCGTGCCTTGGCTTTCTCATATTCGCGTTTTTGTTCGTGGATGACGCCCAACATCATGTGAGCCTGGATGGCTTGCGGTTCCTTGTCCACGACGGCCTGATATTCAGCGGCAGCCCGATCCATTTTCTCGGCCTGGTAATAGAGTTGCCCGAGGTTCATGTAAGCCACAAGGAGAGAGTTGTCGAGTTCGATCGCCTTCTTAAAAGACTGTTCCGCTTGGTCCATGTCTCGTGTTGCCAGCCAGAGCTCGCCAAGTAAGTTCTCGTGTTGGGCGCTCTGGGGTGCCGCGGCCATCTGACGGAGCAGCCGTTCACGTCCCTCCACCGGTTTTCCCTGCGCGACTTTGATTGCCGCAATTTGGACGATCGGCTCAATGGCGCTTGGTTTGAGCGACAAGGCTTCCTCGAAATAGGCGATCGCCTTTGCATCATTCTTCTCTGCGCGGGCGACAAGACCGAGGCGGTAGGGGACCAGAGCTTC
This sequence is a window from Candidatus Nitrospira inopinata. Protein-coding genes within it:
- a CDS encoding PEP-CTERM sorting domain-containing protein, translated to MLMKMKDCSTGWYRIGLGLAFAGAMGFSTATEANALPIVFEFGFGGTVSYGGGANPLVTTGGVVTAVNNGTTGLSINGGLLDFSTGNYVSGGATATGFQNQYAGGGALTISGDIGGSEVVLLSGSFSGPSVFDCCTSAVSSFSGLLNIYHVDSSLASALGFNLPATGGSIAQVQIFFNGSAPTVAGTAFSGIQGGGSLTVADSAAGVPEPGALLLLGLGLLGGTAYRLMAEKKA